In Leptospira saintgironsiae, one genomic interval encodes:
- a CDS encoding STAS domain-containing protein: protein MADTPWNLDSKDFDHDAPELGVFLDQDNIPEGLPREAVVVKISGEINLYSAQIMKERFFHLLDRGFIYLLVNMENVKYIDSSGLGVFMATHSRLVKSGKGGIAVFSPSSQVNKILELTKLKSLIRVGSTSLEAWKLLAP from the coding sequence ATGGCAGATACTCCTTGGAACCTGGACAGTAAAGATTTTGATCATGATGCACCCGAGCTGGGTGTATTTCTTGATCAAGACAATATTCCGGAGGGTCTTCCGAGAGAAGCAGTGGTTGTAAAAATTTCTGGCGAGATCAATTTATATTCTGCCCAGATCATGAAAGAAAGATTCTTTCATCTACTCGATCGAGGATTCATATATCTTTTAGTAAATATGGAAAATGTGAAGTACATAGATTCTTCTGGGCTTGGAGTTTTTATGGCGACACATTCCAGACTAGTAAAGAGCGGCAAGGGTGGCATCGCGGTCTTCTCCCCTTCTTCTCAAGTGAATAAAATTTTAGAACTTACTAAATTAAAAAGTCTTATCCGAGTAGGTAGCACCTCCTTAGAAGCTTGGAAACTTTTAGCGCCTTGA